A region of Anopheles merus strain MAF chromosome 2R, AmerM5.1, whole genome shotgun sequence DNA encodes the following proteins:
- the LOC121588373 gene encoding FAM172 family protein homolog CG10038-like isoform X1, giving the protein MYPALYIISLTLGALQLQQQQQHAKLLAAPSGGLFRWRQATAAAAAPVTAALVAISGIRMAASEERIYPTTLEGFGYGFNEEGKLRQLDKDTGKLTDRVFDYQVYTSLSENQAHYEALGDVITQYVYERLEEKEGMKKLYVPADVPPEEATFVFSTVEKLDRPKKLLVLIHGSGVVRAGQWARSLIINDCLDSGTQIPYIRRGRELGYEVLLLNTNDNYRTVKGARKSIRGSRNPTEHAATVLEQYILASQPESVAIVAHSYGGVVTVELAQRFPDFFRDKVFAVGFTDSVHASSLVPEALKKIGRNWVTAKDPLDTPLTITKHDIPRHSAGHIKHEMTSYSCMSALFEFLESRYAEFRTNRGEEPRSKKAKGDEL; this is encoded by the exons ATGTATCCTGCACTTTACATAATCTCGCTCACTCTCGGTGCATTGCAGCTG cagcagcagcagcagcacgccaaACTACTAGCAGCACCGTCGGGCGGGTTGTTCCGGTGGCgccaagcaacagcagcagcagcagcaccagtgaCAGCGGCGCTCGTAGCGATTTCCGGCATCCGAATGGCCGCCTCAGAGGAACGCATCTATCCGACCACCTTGGAGGGGTTTGGCTACGGGTTCAATGAAG AAGGAAAGCTGCGCCAGCTTGACAAGGACACGGGCAAGCTGACGGATCGCGTCTTCGACTATCAGGTGTACACGTCGCTGTCGGAGAATCAGGCCCACTACGAGGCGCTCGGCGACGTCATCACGCAGTACGTCTACGAGCGGCTGgaggaaaaggaaggcatgaagAAGCTGTACGTGCCGGCCGATGTGCCCCCCGAGGAGGCCACGTTCGTGTTTAGCACGGTGGAAAAGTTGGACCGGCCGAAGAAGCTGCTCGTGCTGATACATGGCAGCGGCGTGGTTCGGGCCGGCCAGTGGGCCCGCAGCCTCATCATCAACGATTGTCTCGATTCGGGCACGCAGATCCCGTACATCCGGCGGGGCCGCGAGCTGGGCTACGAGGTGCTGCTGCTCAACACGAACGACAACTATCGCACGGTGAAGGGAGCGCGGAAGTCGATCCGTGGCAGCCGCAACCCGACCGAGCACGCCGCCACCGTGCTGGAGCAGTACATTCTGGCCAGCCAGCCCGAATCGGTCGCGATCGTCGCGCACAGCTACGGTGGTGTGGTAACGGTCGAGCTGGCGCAACGATTTCCGGACTTTTTCCGCGACAAAGTGTTTGCGGTCGGGTTTACCGACAGTGTCCACGCCAGCTCGCTCGTGCCGGAAGCGTTGAAAAAG ATTGGCCGCAATTGGGTGACGGCTAAGGATCCACTCGACACCCCGCTGACAATCACCAAGCACGATATTCCCCGACACTCGGCCG GCCATATCAAACATGAGATGACATCGTACAGTTGCATGAGTGCACTTTTCGAGTTTCTCGAGAGCCGCTACGCGGAGTTTCGGACCAACCGGGGCGAAGAACCGCGTTCGAAGAAGGCAAAGGGTGACGAGCTGTAA
- the LOC121588373 gene encoding FAM172 family protein homolog CG10038-like isoform X3 produces MAASEERIYPTTLEGFGYGFNEEGKLRQLDKDTGKLTDRVFDYQVYTSLSENQAHYEALGDVITQYVYERLEEKEGMKKLYVPADVPPEEATFVFSTVEKLDRPKKLLVLIHGSGVVRAGQWARSLIINDCLDSGTQIPYIRRGRELGYEVLLLNTNDNYRTVKGARKSIRGSRNPTEHAATVLEQYILASQPESVAIVAHSYGGVVTVELAQRFPDFFRDKVFAVGFTDSVHASSLVPEALKKIGRNWVTAKDPLDTPLTITKHDIPRHSAGHIKHEMTSYSCMSALFEFLESRYAEFRTNRGEEPRSKKAKGDEL; encoded by the exons ATGGCCGCCTCAGAGGAACGCATCTATCCGACCACCTTGGAGGGGTTTGGCTACGGGTTCAATGAAG AAGGAAAGCTGCGCCAGCTTGACAAGGACACGGGCAAGCTGACGGATCGCGTCTTCGACTATCAGGTGTACACGTCGCTGTCGGAGAATCAGGCCCACTACGAGGCGCTCGGCGACGTCATCACGCAGTACGTCTACGAGCGGCTGgaggaaaaggaaggcatgaagAAGCTGTACGTGCCGGCCGATGTGCCCCCCGAGGAGGCCACGTTCGTGTTTAGCACGGTGGAAAAGTTGGACCGGCCGAAGAAGCTGCTCGTGCTGATACATGGCAGCGGCGTGGTTCGGGCCGGCCAGTGGGCCCGCAGCCTCATCATCAACGATTGTCTCGATTCGGGCACGCAGATCCCGTACATCCGGCGGGGCCGCGAGCTGGGCTACGAGGTGCTGCTGCTCAACACGAACGACAACTATCGCACGGTGAAGGGAGCGCGGAAGTCGATCCGTGGCAGCCGCAACCCGACCGAGCACGCCGCCACCGTGCTGGAGCAGTACATTCTGGCCAGCCAGCCCGAATCGGTCGCGATCGTCGCGCACAGCTACGGTGGTGTGGTAACGGTCGAGCTGGCGCAACGATTTCCGGACTTTTTCCGCGACAAAGTGTTTGCGGTCGGGTTTACCGACAGTGTCCACGCCAGCTCGCTCGTGCCGGAAGCGTTGAAAAAG ATTGGCCGCAATTGGGTGACGGCTAAGGATCCACTCGACACCCCGCTGACAATCACCAAGCACGATATTCCCCGACACTCGGCCG GCCATATCAAACATGAGATGACATCGTACAGTTGCATGAGTGCACTTTTCGAGTTTCTCGAGAGCCGCTACGCGGAGTTTCGGACCAACCGGGGCGAAGAACCGCGTTCGAAGAAGGCAAAGGGTGACGAGCTGTAA
- the LOC121587615 gene encoding LOW QUALITY PROTEIN: vacuolar protein sorting-associated protein 37A (The sequence of the model RefSeq protein was modified relative to this genomic sequence to represent the inferred CDS: inserted 1 base in 1 codon) has product MTSQTPYWLNGAGSSPSARPRIVTFRTMRKRQIDTLKIFNHNVQEVKENEEYLVNFDCGGREIAINIXLGSGFPNEKPKLIVSPILRHPWVNGTTGEIENAPGILNYTIHSDLGRIVQAVGREFEKHPPQFVNESTPQHHAPPPPASAAANQHHQQCRNGNVPDYGVDNRNALLSPSHEPDPFGLRNLTTDELSRLNADEDYLEEFIAKLPFLQHQNDEMDQLLAGIESLAVDNLARKQTVEERKAKLESLALEFKELGQQWESMNQRYQRKAEDFSPQHIKELLQIAVSTADNKSDDEAQRFLAGQSDVGTFLQNFIESRKLYTMRKAKEERLVQQLTALERAAF; this is encoded by the exons atgacGTCACAAAC GCCGTACTGGTTGAACGGTGCTGGCTCATCACCATCAGCACGTCCAAGGATCGTCACATTCAGAACGATGCGCAAACGGCAGATCGATACGCTGAAGATATTCAACCACAA CGTACAGGAGGTGAAGGAGAACGAAGAATATCTGGTCAACTTTGACTGTGGCGGAAGGGAAATTGCCATCAACA TGCTGGGCAGTGGATTCCCGAACGAAAAGCCAAAGCTCATCGTGAGCCCGATTCTTCGCCATCCATGGGTTAATGGCACTACTGGAGAGATTGAAAATGCTCCCGGGATACTGAAC TACACCATACATTCCGATCTCGGGCGGATAGTGCAGGCAGTGGGGCGGGAATTTGAAAAACACCCTCCCCAGTTTGTGAACGAATCCACTCCCCAACAtcacgcaccaccaccaccagcatcagcTGCAGCaaaccaacaccaccaacagtgtCGAAATGGCAACGTACCGGACTACGGTGTCGATAACCGGAATGCCCTGCTCTCGCCCTCGCACGAACCGGACCCGTTCGGACTGCGTAATCTCACCACCGATGAGCTGAGCCGGTTAAACGCGGACGAAGACTACCTGGAAGAGTTCATCGCCAAGCTACCCTTCCTGCAGCACCAGAACGACGAGATGGATCAACTGCTGGCGGGCATAGAGTCGCTGGCCGTCGACAATCTCGCCCGCAAGCAGACGGTCGAGGAGCGGAAAGCGAAGCTCGAATCGTTGGCGCTCGAGTTCAAGGAGCTGGGCCAGCAGTGGGAATCGATGAACCAACGGTACCAACGAAAGGCGGAAGACTTTTCGCCCCAGCACATCAAGGAACTGCTGCAGATTGCCGTCTCGACCGCGGACAACAAGAGCGACGACGAGGCACAGCGCTTTCTGGCCGGCCAAAGTGACGTTGGCACCTTCCTGCAGAACTTTATCGAGTCCCGCAAGCTGTACACGATGCGGAAAGCCAAAGAGGAGCGGCTGGTGCAGCAGCTGACTGCACTGGAGCGTGCCGCATTTTGA
- the LOC121588373 gene encoding FAM172 family protein homolog CG10038-like isoform X2 yields the protein MRVLLRLFQQQQQQQHAKLLAAPSGGLFRWRQATAAAAAPVTAALVAISGIRMAASEERIYPTTLEGFGYGFNEEGKLRQLDKDTGKLTDRVFDYQVYTSLSENQAHYEALGDVITQYVYERLEEKEGMKKLYVPADVPPEEATFVFSTVEKLDRPKKLLVLIHGSGVVRAGQWARSLIINDCLDSGTQIPYIRRGRELGYEVLLLNTNDNYRTVKGARKSIRGSRNPTEHAATVLEQYILASQPESVAIVAHSYGGVVTVELAQRFPDFFRDKVFAVGFTDSVHASSLVPEALKKIGRNWVTAKDPLDTPLTITKHDIPRHSAGHIKHEMTSYSCMSALFEFLESRYAEFRTNRGEEPRSKKAKGDEL from the exons ATGAGGGTTCTGCTTCGTctgttccagcagcagcagcagcagcagcacgccaaACTACTAGCAGCACCGTCGGGCGGGTTGTTCCGGTGGCgccaagcaacagcagcagcagcagcaccagtgaCAGCGGCGCTCGTAGCGATTTCCGGCATCCGAATGGCCGCCTCAGAGGAACGCATCTATCCGACCACCTTGGAGGGGTTTGGCTACGGGTTCAATGAAG AAGGAAAGCTGCGCCAGCTTGACAAGGACACGGGCAAGCTGACGGATCGCGTCTTCGACTATCAGGTGTACACGTCGCTGTCGGAGAATCAGGCCCACTACGAGGCGCTCGGCGACGTCATCACGCAGTACGTCTACGAGCGGCTGgaggaaaaggaaggcatgaagAAGCTGTACGTGCCGGCCGATGTGCCCCCCGAGGAGGCCACGTTCGTGTTTAGCACGGTGGAAAAGTTGGACCGGCCGAAGAAGCTGCTCGTGCTGATACATGGCAGCGGCGTGGTTCGGGCCGGCCAGTGGGCCCGCAGCCTCATCATCAACGATTGTCTCGATTCGGGCACGCAGATCCCGTACATCCGGCGGGGCCGCGAGCTGGGCTACGAGGTGCTGCTGCTCAACACGAACGACAACTATCGCACGGTGAAGGGAGCGCGGAAGTCGATCCGTGGCAGCCGCAACCCGACCGAGCACGCCGCCACCGTGCTGGAGCAGTACATTCTGGCCAGCCAGCCCGAATCGGTCGCGATCGTCGCGCACAGCTACGGTGGTGTGGTAACGGTCGAGCTGGCGCAACGATTTCCGGACTTTTTCCGCGACAAAGTGTTTGCGGTCGGGTTTACCGACAGTGTCCACGCCAGCTCGCTCGTGCCGGAAGCGTTGAAAAAG ATTGGCCGCAATTGGGTGACGGCTAAGGATCCACTCGACACCCCGCTGACAATCACCAAGCACGATATTCCCCGACACTCGGCCG GCCATATCAAACATGAGATGACATCGTACAGTTGCATGAGTGCACTTTTCGAGTTTCTCGAGAGCCGCTACGCGGAGTTTCGGACCAACCGGGGCGAAGAACCGCGTTCGAAGAAGGCAAAGGGTGACGAGCTGTAA
- the LOC121588374 gene encoding integrator complex subunit 3 homolog, whose product MDASGKGAAGFEGKLFVQTIDARDENEEKYMRAYRAFEETTAGLSDKDFHDLLSSLVSKEKQHEEISLALVYIILTDPSSAPKTYRDLTLLTRDGLGFVTANLAMLVAEKYHKLTDVGRKQLLWLLRELIKNQVLNVDNLAWNILRQASGGDISPKNVALIEGLLDIFTEHRAWLEKDQFLVGTVAYTFVRLIEDHFGPQFVHLRNREVKFVISLIRDRFMDIIPLGREFVRLLQNVGRIPEFDQLWKDMLYNPKSLCPTFNGVWQLLQTRTSRRFLRGRLTPDIERKIHFLTSNVKFGNQKRYQDWFQERYFNTPESQSLRCDLIRFIISAIHPTNDMLCSDIIPRWAIIGWLLTSCTNAVTLANAKLALFYDWLFFDPAKDNIMNVEPGILVMYHSIKNHPLVSCTLLDFLCRIMKNFYPKWEDRIRTGIYNSLRKILEMKVIPNLVPLFESPKLDRELKGMLRETFREFCVPPNSMYMHPGPPQPGMETPMMMHYPGPGGGEQVEQHAPHLMHPSMMHTTVHPGQTDITQLNRMDPSRKAHDSAASADDPKFSDDEDDATTKPATTTTTTTTKTEDVSDDDDLPLAKVRLLEKPAIAKVALPDTLNGHLEEFLREKSVKTFEPLLQCLGSCGKAALNQEQENYLTESVISVIKQTLPDKSYFPASKTDDNLSESINYPLFAAYRLLYQQEDSCKKRVMALLVAIVTRVSVAGYMLLYFLKVHGKLQGRRKETAGGSTAFKASVYGVLCDALDSVDSVDECIEKDLNLLEKHNTQMFLWILPDMYREFKQTMLNNTTVLRLLVGCIDANNLGDIIYSITQGKLILFDEDGIVEILRKSLEYETFEQVCIWQLVQAHDIPLETFQEIIPELESGAHAEALTAILLLLRAEKPTTELVRLLLSRETESKHRGDPFVTSVLRYWCQEFEEKLSELIAALLTSKYPSNSPNKRKRPSKSAQQNTAPTSEQLLNHLEHFRRSCRHGNGTGTGLFVQNDMQRALQQAFTHSSESQRKQFSDLFALAAEDETSTTVGRRGTSSRGRKAPSNKKETAAEKAAAAAAAAHANNSKKAAEASAKFSDDSSDEDWSKQKASKRRKTLSDSD is encoded by the exons ATGGACGCGAGCGGGAAGGGTGCCGCGGGCTTCGAGGGCAAGCTGTTCGTGCAGACGATCGACGCGCGCGATGAGAACGAGGAGAAGTACATGCGGGCGTACCGCGCGTTCGAGGAAACGACGGCCGGGCTGAGCGATAAGGACTTTCACGATCTGCTCTCCTCGCTGGTGAGCAAGGAGAAGCAGCATGAGGAGATTTCGCTAGCGCTCGTCTACATCATACTGACCGACCCGAGCAGTGCGCCGAAAACGTACCGCGACCTGACGCTGCTGACCCGGGACGGGCTCGGGTTCGTAACGGCCAATCTCGCGATGTTGGTGGCGGAGAAGTACCACAAGCTGACGGACGTCGGGCGCAAACAGTTGCTGTGGTTGCTGCGCGAGCTGATCAAGAACCAGGTGCTGAACGTGGACAACCTGGCGTGGAACATTCTGCGGCAGGCGAGCGGCGGTGACATTAGCCCGAAAAACGTTGCCCTGATCGAGGGGCTGCTGGACATTTTCACCGAGCATCGGGCGTGGCTGGAGAAGGACCAGTTCCTGGTCGGTACGGTGGCGTACACGTTCGTGCGGCTGATCGAGGACCACTTCGGGCCGCAGTTTGTGCATCTGCGGAATCGGGAGGTGAAGTTTGTAATCTCGCTGATACGGGACCGGTTCATGGACATCATTCCGCTCGGGCGGGAGTTTGTGCGGTTGCTGCAGAACGTCGGCCGGATACCGGAGTTCGACCAGCTGTGGAAGGACATGCTGTACAACCCGAAATCGCTCTGCCCCACATTCAACGGCGTGTGGCAGCTGCTGCAGACGCGAACGAGCCGGCGGTTTCTGCGCGGCCGCCTGACGCCGGACATCGAGCGCAAGATCCATTTTCTCACCAGCAACGTCAAGTTCGGCAATCAAAAGCGCTACCAGGACTGGTTTCAGGAGCGGTACTTCAACACGCCCGAGTCGCAGAGCCTGCGGTGCGATCTGATCCGGTTCATCATCAGCGCCATCCACCCGACGAACGACATGCTCTGCTCGGACATCATACCGCGCTGGGCGATCATTGGCTGGCTGCTGACGTCGTGCACTAACGCGGTCACGCTGGCGAACGCGAAGCTGGCCCTCTTCTACGACTGGCTGTTCTTCGACCCGGCCAAGGACAACATCATGAACGTGGAGCCGGGCATACTGGTGATGTACCACTCGATCAAGAACCATCCGCTCGTGAGCTGCACCCTGCTCGACTTTCTCTGCCGCATCATGAAGAACTTCTACCCGAAGTGGGAGGATCGCATCCGGACCGggatctacaactcgctgcgCAAAATTCTCGAGATGAAGGTGATACCGAATCTGGTGCCGTTGTTTGAATCGCCCAAGCTAGACCGCGAGCTGAAGGGAATGTTGCGCGAAACGTTCCGCGAGTTTTGCGTACCGCCGAACAGCATGTACATGCATCCCGGACCGCCCCAGCCCGGCATGGAGAcgccgatgatgatgcacTATCCGGGACCCGGTGGTGGTGAGCAAGTCGAACAGCATGCGCCTCATCTAATGCATCCGTCAATGATGCACACTACGGTACATCCTGGCCAGACCGATATCACCCAGCTGAACCGAATGGATCCCTCTCGGAAAGCACATGACagtg CGGCCTCAGCGGATGATCCCAAATTCAGCGACGATGAAGACGATGCAACCACAAAACccgcaacgacgacgacgacgacaacaacaaagacggaggacgtgtcggatgatgatgatctgcCGCTAGCCAAGGTACGCCTGCTGGAGAAACCGGCCATCGCGAAGGTAGCCCTGCCGGACACGCTGAACGGCCACCTGGAAGAGTTTCTGCGGGAGAAGAGCGTGAAAACGTTCGAGCCGCTGCTGCAGTGCCTGGGCAGCTGCGGGAAGGCCGCGCTCAACCAGGAGCAGGAAAACTACCTCACGGAGAGTGTGATATCGGTGATTAAGCAGACACTGCCCGACAAGAGCTACTTCCCGGCGTCAAAGACGGACGACAACCTGTCGGAGAGCATCAACTATCCGCTGTTCGCGGCGTACCGGTTGCTCTACCAGCAGGAGGACTCGTGCAAGAAGCGCGTGATGGCGCTGCTGGTCGCGATCGTGACGCGCGTCAGCGTGGCCGGCTACATGCTGCTGTACTTCCTGAAGGTGCACGGGAAGCTGCAGGGCCGGCGGAAGGAGACGGCCGGCGGCAGCACCGCGTTCAAGGCGTCCGTGTACGGTGTGCTGTGCGATGCGCTCGATTCGGTCGACTCGGTGGACGAGTGCATCGAGAAGGATCTCAATCTGCTCGAGAAGCACAACACGCAGATGTTCCTGTGGATCCTGCCGGACATGTACCGGGAGTTCAAGCAAACCATGCTCAACAACACGACCgtgctgcggctgctggtgGGCTGCATCGACGCGAACAACCTGGGCGACATCATCTACAGCATCACGCAGGGCAAGCTGATCCTGTTCGACGAGGACGGCATCGTCGAGATACTGCGCAAAAGCCTCGAGTACGAAACGTTCGAGCAGGTGTGCATCTGGCAGCTGGTGCAGGCGCACGACATCCCGCTCGAAACGTTCCAGGAGATCATCCCCGAGCTGGAGTCGGGCGCGCACGCGGAAGCGCTCACCGcgatcctgctgctgctgcgcgcgGAAAAGCCCACCACCGAGCTGGTCCGGTTGCTGCTGAGCCGCGAGACGGAATCGAAGCACCGGGGCGACCCGTTCGTCACCTCCGTCCTGCGCTACTGGTGCCAGGAGTTTGAGGAGAAGCTGTCCGAGCTGATCGCCGCCCTGCTCACCTCGAAGTACCCCTCCAACTCGCCGAACAAGCGCAAGCGGCCGTCGAAGAGTGCGCAGCAAAACACGGCCCCCACCTCGGAGCAGCTGCTGAACCATCTCGAGCACTTCCGGCGCAGCTGCCGGCACGGGAacggcaccggcaccgggcTGTTCGTGCAGAACGACATGCAGCGCGCCCTGCAGCAAGCGTTCACCCACAGCTCGGAGAGCCAGCGGAAGCAGTTCAGCGATCTGTTCGCGCTGGCCGCCGAAGACGAAACGTCCACGACGGTGGGCCGAAGGGGCACGAGCAGCCGGGGCCGGAAGGCGCCCTCGAACAAGAAGGAAACGGCGGCCGAgaaggcggcggcggcggccgccgcggCCCACGCCAACAACAGCAAGAAGGCGGCGGAAGCGTCCGCCAAGTTTAGCGACGACTCGAGCGACGAAGACTGGTCCAAGCAGAAAGCCTCGAAGCGAAGGAAAACGCTCAGCGATTCCGATTGA